From a single Dromaius novaehollandiae isolate bDroNov1 chromosome 30, bDroNov1.hap1, whole genome shotgun sequence genomic region:
- the LOC135324017 gene encoding olfactory receptor 6M1-like, with protein sequence MGNVTAVTEFVLVGFPNSHEVEIIFFVVFLLAYVVTVLGNALIIVLVYTDCRLCSPMYYFLTNLSFIEIAMTSIVVPKMLANILSEKKTISFAGCFSQLFFYFFLAATEFILFAIMSYDRYVAICNPLRYPTIMTERACSWLVLGAWVGGLVMILPPAVLKARLPYCGPNIIDHYFCDSAPLLHLACTDIRLVELNDFVVSLVLLLGSLALTIVSYAWIISTIFRIPSAQGRQKTFATCASHFTVVSLGFGISIFVYVRPSQMNSVHLNKILSVLSGIVTPLLNPFIFSLRNEQMKEAWKTVVRNCLGMAKQGRKL encoded by the coding sequence ATGGGGAATGTCACAGCTGTGACAGAGTTTGTCCTGGTGGGATTTCCTAACAGCCATGAAGTGGAGATCATCTTCTTTGTGGTGTTCCTGCTTGCTTATGTAGTGACTGTCCTGGGAAATGCTCTAATCATTGTACTGGTCTATACAGACTGCCGCCTCTGCTCTCCCATGTATTACTTCCTCACTAATTTGTCCTTCATTGAGATCGCCATGACCTCCATTGTTGTGCCAAAAATGCTGGCAAACatcctgtcagagaagaaaaccatctcctttgctggctgctttagccaaCTCTTCTTTTACTTCTTCCTGGCTGCAACGGAGTTCATCCTCTTTGCCATCATGTCCTATGACCGGTATGTGGCAATATGCAACCCCCTGAGGTATCCCACCATCATGACGGAAAGGGCATGCAGCTGGCTTGTACTGGGTGCGTGGGTGGGTGGCTTGGTCATGATCCTGCCACCAGCGGTCCTGAAAGCCAGGCtgccgtactgtggtcccaaCATCATCGACCACTACTTCTGTGACAGCGCACCTCTCCTGCACCTCGCTTGCACAGACATCCGGCTTGTTGAGCTGAATGATTTTGTGGTGTCCTTGGTCCTGCTCCTCGGCTCCTTGGCGTTGACCATTGTCTCCTATGCTTGGATTATTTCGACCATATTCCGGATCCCATCTGCCCAGGGCAGGCAGAAAACATTTGCCACTTGcgcttctcatttcactgttgtttccctGGGTTTTGGCATCTCCATCTTTGTCTATGTCAGGCCTTCCCAGATGAACTCTGTGCACCTCAACAAAATCCTTTCTGTTCTCTCTGGCATTGTGACTCCTCTTTTAAACCCcttcatattcagcctaaggaatgagCAGATGAAAGAGGCCTGGAAGACTGTTGTGCGCAACTGCTTGGGGATGGCTAAGCAAGGCAGAAAGCTGTGA